CAAGTGGAGAGTTTTGCGTGAAGTACGCATTCTGAACACTACTGGCTATGATATAAAAAATATTGTAGGTAAGGTAATATTCTATGATAATCATTATAAAGTAGATGAAATCAACTTTATCGAGGATGATATTCCATCACGAAAAGGTATAAGAATTGATAAACTTGTTGAGCATAAAAAGGAAGAAAACTGGAATGAGTTCCATACCGAGATCATCTCCATGGAGTCGAGTAAAGGGACAGAAAAAGATATAAAGATTTATGGGACATACTTTATAAGAACTTATTTCTTGTTACTGAATCGGTATAATTATATAAGGGCTTTTGGTAGACGCATTTTGCCTTATGAAATTACCTGGCTTAGGATTGTAGGTAATGATTTATGGGACAGGCTAATGTTTATGCCGTCCAGTTGGAGTTCAAAAGGCATTAACAAGGGCCTATTTTGGATTCGTTTAAGAAAGCGTCTCATACAGGTAACCGTTATTCTTTTATCTGTATGTTATTCGTCCTATGCTATAGGTAGTTTTATCATTATGGTTATCAAGTTAGTAGTATGCTGGTATAGCTTAGCTACTGTTTATATTTAAGCATATTTGAATATTTTAAGAGGTGAATTATTGATAGTTGTTAAAAATTGTCCCTTTAAGTTACGAAGCTGGAATACTTTTTATCCAAACGTACCGCTGCATGTCGAATATGAACTTACCGAGAGCGGTCAAGGAGCAGAAAAGGTATTGTGATTTAAATCCCTCCACTTTAGGATGGCCTTTAAACTTGCCGCTAAAGACAGCGCGGTGAACCGTATCATAAATGACGGCTAAAAAGGAAGTATCAAGTGATATAAAGTATCTTGGTAGACTTGGTATTCTTAACGAATTATAATTTAGTTAAAAATGGGCTTATGGGTGAACAAAGTGGATAGAATAACTAAGAGTTTGATAGATGATTTCTCTAAAGTAATGGAATTGGAAACCAAAGATCAAAGTAAATTGTTTGAAATGTTCGCCACTTATTCAATCTTATCTAAGCATCATAGTGAAAAATTTGAACTTGATGATGTAGTTGGTGGAGAAGGAGGAGATTGTGGAATAGATGGACTAGCAATTATTTTTAGTGGTGTTTTAGTAAATACTCTAGAAGAAATTGATGATATATTAGAACGTTCTGGTATTATATCTGAAGTTAATATTATTTTAGTACAATCAAAGACTTCTGCTTCCTTTGATGGTGGGGAAATGAGAACTTTTGGAGACGGTGTAGTCGACTTTTTTTCGGAAAATCCAACACTAGTAAGAAATGATTTTATTCAGAAGAAGGCATTATTAGTTGAAAAAATTATCAGTATAGCTGCAAAAGTGAAAAAAATAACATGCAAGATGTTTTATGTTACAACTGGTAAATGGTTAGATGATCAAAACTTGTTGTCAAGGATTTCTAAAATACAGGAGGACATTGAGAATTTAAGTTTATTTAAAGAAATTTCCTTTTCTACACTAGGAGCTAAAGAAATTCAAAAATATTACAGAGAAACACAGGAAAGAGTTAGTGCAACGATAAAATTTCAAAACAAGGTATTGATTCCGGACATTGATGGGGTTCAAGAATCGTATATTGGAACTTTGGAATTAAAAGAATTTTTAAATATAATAATCGATGATTTAGGCAATATTAAAAGAGGGATTTTTTATGATAATGTGAGAGATTTTCAAGGAGAAAATGACGTTAATGTGAGTATTGAAAAAACTTTGCGTTCTAGTAAATCTGGAAGGCTAGCAGTTCTTAACAATGGAATTACAATAGTTACAAAAAGTCTGACAGTAGCTAGAAATGACTTTTCTTTAGAAGACTATCAAATTGTTAATGGGTGTCAAACATCTCATGTTATCTATAATAATAGAGACATTGTGAATAAAGATATTTCTTTACCGATCAAGATAATCGTCCCTGCGAATGACGAAGTGATAAATGATATTATTATTGCAAATAATAGTCAAACAGAAGTGAAGAAAGAAGAGTTAATGGCGCTGAGTGATTTTCAAAAAAATCTTGAGCTTTTTTACAATACTATTGATGATCCTAAAAAACGTTTATTTTATGAAAGAAGATCCAAGCAATATGATTCTGACTCTGGAATAGAAAGAGTGAGAATTGTTACTATATCCTCACAAGTGAGAAGTTTCGCGTCAATGTTTCTTGACAAACCTCATCTTGCTAGTAGGTTTTATGGTCAATTGTTAGAAGAACTAAGAGATGTAGCTTTTTTAGAAGACCATGAACTTTTACCATACTATACTAGCTCTTATGCTTTATATAAATTAGAGTTTTATTTTAGAAATAAAAATTTAGATTCAAAATACCGGAAATTTAAATATCACATATTAATGATGCTTAAAAATTATACGAATAATGAGAAAGTTCCGCCGTTTAACTCTAAAAAAGTTAATAAACTTTCAGAAGAAATTAATAAAATTTTGTATAACAGTAACCTACTTGATATATTCAAAGAACTGACTTCTATTATTGAAGAAGTTGTAGAAGATATTA
The sequence above is a segment of the Paenibacillus sp. FSL R7-0204 genome. Coding sequences within it:
- a CDS encoding AIPR family protein; this translates as MNKVDRITKSLIDDFSKVMELETKDQSKLFEMFATYSILSKHHSEKFELDDVVGGEGGDCGIDGLAIIFSGVLVNTLEEIDDILERSGIISEVNIILVQSKTSASFDGGEMRTFGDGVVDFFSENPTLVRNDFIQKKALLVEKIISIAAKVKKITCKMFYVTTGKWLDDQNLLSRISKIQEDIENLSLFKEISFSTLGAKEIQKYYRETQERVSATIKFQNKVLIPDIDGVQESYIGTLELKEFLNIIIDDLGNIKRGIFYDNVRDFQGENDVNVSIEKTLRSSKSGRLAVLNNGITIVTKSLTVARNDFSLEDYQIVNGCQTSHVIYNNRDIVNKDISLPIKIIVPANDEVINDIIIANNSQTEVKKEELMALSDFQKNLELFYNTIDDPKKRLFYERRSKQYDSDSGIERVRIVTISSQVRSFASMFLDKPHLASRFYGQLLEELRDVAFLEDHELLPYYTSSYALYKLEFYFRNKNLDSKYRKFKYHILMMLKNYTNNEKVPPFNSKKVNKLSEEINKILYNSNLLDIFKELTSIIEEVVEDINDTETTKRISLNKELVDKLQELKKETV